A single Lolium perenne isolate Kyuss_39 chromosome 6, Kyuss_2.0, whole genome shotgun sequence DNA region contains:
- the LOC127308356 gene encoding beta-fructofuranosidase, insoluble isoenzyme 7: protein MAGLRLAAVAFHLCLLLCPSSSLRRLYDEAGSTPRHDRSRTAYHFQPAKNWQNDPNGPMYHNGMYHFFYQYNPHGATWGNGNLSWGHSVSIDLINWTALDTALDPDSPFDANGCWSGSATILQDGHPAMLYTGIDVAGNQVQNVAFPKNASDPLLRQWVKPDYNPVIPLPKDVVHDNFRDPSTAWRGRDGLWRVAIAAKVNVSVGSTLIYRSKDFRRWERNAAPLYKSTAAGMVECPDLFPVAEPGAQNGLNCAPSNGAARHVLKLSVMATTQDYYVVGRYDDTADTFEAAGADNDSRTWRRLDYGHVYASKTFFDARKNRRVLWGWANESDTEADYVARGWSGVQTVPRKIWLDIDGKQLVQWPIKEIETLRKKRVGLLGTEMKSGGLNEIIGIAGLQADVEVVFKIPTLEGAENIEPNELLDPQKLCGKKGASMSGGIGPFGLLVLASGDLQEHTSVFFRVFKHGDKYKVLMCTDLTRSTMKADVYKPSYGAFMDMDIKNTNSISLRTLIDHSVVESFGGGGRACITARVYPEHMEMSKSHIYMFNNGIAAVKVSKLEAWEMATANVNIAGDG from the exons ATGGCCGGACTCCGTCTCGCCGCGGTCGCCTTCCACCTCTGCCTCCTTCTCTGTCCGTCGTCCTCCCTCCGCCGGCTCTACGACGAGGCGGGGAGCACGCCACGCCATGACAGGAGCAGGACCGCCTACCACTTCCAGCCTGCCAAGAACTGGCAGAACG ATCCGAATG GGCCGATGTACCACAACGGCATGTACCACTTCTTCTACCAGTACAACCCTCACGGCGCCACTTGGGGCAACGGCAACCTCTCCTGGGGCCACTCCGTCTCCATCGACCTCATCAACTGGACCGCCCTCGACACCGCCCTCGACCCTGACTCCCCGTTCGATGCCAATGGCTGCTGGTCGGGCTCCGCGACCATCCTCCAAGACGGCCACCCGGCCATGCTCTACACCGGCATCGACGTCGCCGGCAACCAAGTCCAGAACGTGGCCTTCCCTAAGAACGCCTCCGACCCACTCCTCCGCCAGTGGGTGAAGCCTGACTACAATCCCGTCATCCCGCTCCCCAAGGACGTCGTGCACGATAACTTCCGTGACCCCTCCACGGCGTGGCGCGGCCGTGATGGCCTCTGGCGCGTGGCCATTGCGGCCAAGGTCAACGTCTCTGTGGGGTCGACGCTCATCTACCGGAGCAAGGACTTCCGGCGCTGGGAGCGGAACGCAGCGCCACTGTACAAGTCGACCGCCGCCGGCATGGTGGAGTGCCCGGACCTGTTCCCGGTGGCGGAGCCTGGTGCACAGAACGGGCTCAACTGCGCACCCTCGAACGGGGCGGCGAGGCACGTGCTAAAGCTGAGCGTGATGGCCACAACCCAGGACTACTACGTGGTGGGGCGGTACGACGACACCGCGGACACCTTCGAGGCGGCCGGCGCCGACAACGACAGCCGGACCTGGCGCCGCCTCGACTACGGCCACGTGTACGCGTCCAAGACCTTCTTCGACGCGCGCAAGAACAGGCGCGTGCTCTGGGGCTGGGCCAACGAGTCCGACACCGAGGCCGACTATGTCGCCAGGGGTTGGTCTGGCGTCCAGACGGTCCCGAGGAAGATCTGGCTAGACATCGATGGGAAGCAGCTGGTGCAGTGGCCGATCAAGGAGATTGAGACGCTGAGGAAGAAGCGGGTCGGGTTGCTAGGAACGGAGATGAAGTCTGGCGGCCTGAACGAAATCATCGGCATCGCGGGCTTGCAGGCGGACGTGGAGGTCGTCTTCAAGATCCCGACCCTGGAGGGGGCCGAGAACATTGAGCCTAATGAGCTGTTGGACCCGCAAAAGCTATGTGGTAAGAAGGGCGCGTCAATGTCGGGCGGTATCGGCCCATTCGGGCTGCTCGTCCTGGCCTCCGGTGACCTGCAGGAGCACACCTCCGTCTTCTTCAGGGTGTTCAAGCATGGTGACAAGTACAAGGTTCTGATGTGCACCGACCTCACAAG ATCGACTATGAAAGCAGACGTGTACAAGCCGTCGTACGGAGCGTTTATGGACATGGACATCAAAAACACCAATAGCATATCACTTAGAACATTG ATTGATCACTCTGTGGTGGAGAGCTTTGGTGGCGGGGGACGAGCGTGCATTACAGCGCGGGTGTACCCAGAGCATATGGAGATGAGcaaaagccacatatacatgttcAACAACGGGATCGCCGCGGTGAAGGTGTCCAAGCTCGAGGCATGGGAGATGGCGACAGCAAACGTGAACATCGCGGGCGACGGGTGA